A genomic region of Branchiostoma lanceolatum isolate klBraLanc5 chromosome 4, klBraLanc5.hap2, whole genome shotgun sequence contains the following coding sequences:
- the LOC136434073 gene encoding uncharacterized protein: protein MKLSVCTLVTMVVIAMLIDDSDAWFWQRKKCKPALCKCEKPKIAKYFIRSGCKVCWCERPPYWNYNDKKRGEELEEEERSLLDGLDQKLDARQLEGLEKEVKSLLDVLKVKLDARELEGLEEEDYSRRRR, encoded by the exons ATGAAGCTGTCTGTCTGCACGCTTGTGACGATGGTTGTCATCGCAATGCTGATTGACGACTCCGATGCGTGGTTTTGGCAAAGAAAGAAGTGCAAGCCGGCTCTTTGCAAATGCGAAAAGCCGAAAATCGCCAAATATTTCATTCGCAGTGGATGTAAAGTTTGCTGGTGCGAGCGTCCCCCGTATTGGAATT ATAATGATAAGAAGCGAGGAGAAGAGCTTGAGGAAGAGGAGAGGTCGCTCCTGGATGGACTGGATCAGAAGCTGGACGCTCGGCAGTTGGAGGGTCTGGAGAAGGAGGTGAAGTCGCTCCTGGACGTCCTGAAGGTCAAGCTGGACGCTCGGGAGTTGGAGGGTCTGGAGGAGGAGGACT ACTCCCGGAGGCGACGCTAG
- the LOC136432084 gene encoding uncharacterized protein — protein sequence MGNVGSLLTPPTSSQPLLHPHNPSYILSTPSYILSIPSYILSTPHTSSQPAPTSSQPLLHPHNPSYILTTPPTSSQPPPTSSQPPHTSSKPLPTSSQPLIHPLNPLLHPLNPSYILSTLPTSSQPPPTSSQPLLHPHNPLLHLLNPSYILTIPPTSSQPAPTSSQPLLHPHNPSYILTTPPTASQPLLHPLNPLLHPHKPLLHPLNPFYILTTPPTSSQPPPTSSQPPSTSSQPLLHPHNPLLHPLNPLLHPLNPLLHPHNPSYILSTPSYILSTRSCIINMYPIASISSACADIIYITK from the exons ATGGGGAATGTTGGAAG CCTCTTAACCCCTCCTACATCCTCACAACCCCTCCTACATCCTCACAACCCCTCCTACATCCTCTCAACCCCCTCCTACATCCTCTCAATCCCCTCCTACATCCTCTCAACCCCTCATACATCCTCTCAACCCGCTCCTACATCCTCTCAACCCCTCCTACATCCTCACAACCCCTCCTACATCCTCACAACCCCTCCTACATCCTCTCAACCCCCTCCTACATCCTCTCAACCCCCTCATACATCCTCTAAACCCCTTCCTACGTCCTCTCAACCCCTCATACATCCTCTCAACCCGCTCCTACATCCTCTCAACCCCTCCTACATCCTCTCAACCCTTCCTACATCCTCTCAACCCCCTCCTACATCCTCACAACCCCTCCTACATCCTCACAATCCCCTCCTACATCTACTCAACCCCTCCTACATCCTCACAATCCCTCCTACATCCTCACAACCCGCTCCTACATCCTCTCAACCCCTCTTACATCCTCACAACCCCTCCTACATCCTCACAACCCCTCCTACAGCCTCTCAGCCCCTCCTACATCCTCTCAACCCCCTCCTACATCCTCACAAACCCCTCCTACATCCTCTCAACCCCTTCTACATCCTCACAACCCCTCCCACATCCTCACAACCCCCTCCTACATCCTCTCAACCCCCTTCTACATCCTCACAACCCCTTCTACATCCTCACAACCCCCTCCTACATCCTCTCAACCCCCTCCTACATCCTCTCAACCCCCTCCTACATCCTCACAACCCCTCCTACATCCTCTCAACCCCCTCCTACATCCTCTCAACTCGCTCTTGTATTATAAACATGTATCCGATAGCCTCCATTTCCTCAGCTTGTGCTGACATCATCTACATTACAAAGTAA